One window of the Candidatus Rhabdochlamydia sp. T3358 genome contains the following:
- a CDS encoding type III PLP-dependent enzyme, with protein MTVDTLVRIDIDKTVLDVIKDTAQEGWEDPFYVVDLGDIVHKYNLWKDLIPRAHPYYAVKCNDCPIVLDLLAALGSGFDCASKREIDAVLKSGASSSSIIYANPCKAGSFIAYAASMGVDVMTFDNELELQKIKKLFPQARMVLRIRVDDSKSICQLGMKFGCYEQHVPSLLRVAKDLEINVIGVSFHVGSGCQDTHAYAMALETSARVFALAKTLGFDFTFLDIGGGFPGFKEDVILFKEIASVINEKLDRYFPAASGVEIIAEPGRYFTASAFTLCTNIIAKRELSFPNEDTMYYVNDGLYGSFNCLIFDHAVITPLAYQMKPSSENKLQKSSIWGPTCDGMDCILKTCYLPSLNMGDWIIFENMGAYTISAASNFNGFEKPILKFILPLSMKSLFNFLKK; from the coding sequence AAAACCGTATTAGATGTTATCAAGGATACTGCTCAAGAAGGTTGGGAAGATCCTTTTTATGTGGTAGATCTTGGTGATATTGTACATAAATATAACCTTTGGAAAGATTTAATACCACGAGCTCATCCATATTATGCTGTAAAATGCAATGATTGTCCTATAGTTTTAGATCTTCTTGCTGCTTTGGGATCTGGTTTTGATTGTGCTAGTAAAAGAGAAATTGATGCTGTATTAAAATCAGGAGCTAGTAGCTCATCTATTATTTACGCCAACCCCTGTAAGGCAGGTTCTTTTATTGCCTATGCTGCTTCTATGGGGGTCGATGTTATGACATTTGACAACGAATTAGAGCTTCAAAAAATAAAGAAATTATTTCCACAAGCTAGAATGGTTCTTCGTATAAGAGTAGATGATAGTAAATCTATCTGTCAGCTTGGTATGAAATTTGGTTGTTATGAGCAACACGTTCCTAGTTTGCTTCGTGTGGCTAAAGATCTAGAGATTAATGTAATTGGAGTGAGTTTTCATGTAGGCAGTGGTTGTCAAGATACCCATGCTTACGCAATGGCTTTAGAAACCTCTGCTAGGGTTTTTGCCTTAGCTAAAACCCTTGGTTTTGATTTTACTTTTCTAGATATTGGCGGCGGCTTTCCTGGTTTTAAAGAGGATGTAATCCTTTTTAAAGAGATTGCTAGTGTCATAAATGAGAAATTGGATAGATATTTTCCTGCTGCCTCTGGTGTTGAGATCATTGCTGAGCCTGGTAGGTACTTTACAGCTTCTGCATTCACACTCTGTACAAATATCATCGCTAAACGAGAGCTGTCTTTTCCTAATGAAGATACTATGTATTATGTTAATGATGGGTTATATGGTTCATTTAACTGTCTTATCTTTGATCACGCTGTTATTACGCCCTTAGCTTATCAGATGAAACCATCTTCTGAAAATAAATTGCAAAAAAGCAGCATTTGGGGTCCTACATGTGATGGGATGGATTGTATTCTAAAAACTTGTTATCTTCCTTCACTTAATATGGGAGATTGGATCATTTTTGAAAATATGGGAGCATATACGATCTCTGCTGCTTCTAACTTTAATGGTTTTGAAAAGCCCATTCTAAAATTTATACTTCCTCTTTCTATGAAGTCTCTCTTTAATTTTTTAAAAAAATAA